In Dermacentor andersoni chromosome 4, qqDerAnde1_hic_scaffold, whole genome shotgun sequence, the following proteins share a genomic window:
- the LOC129386384 gene encoding acetylcholinesterase-like, translating to MERQEPDRSTATSVQGSKKSKRRRSSKKPNSNQTPNAEVSGQHTAASEPAPKPGQPDQDSTAISAIREGSRVKRGHRSRKSSSAGRHAEQEQLSGQHTTASEPAPQPGQPDQDSTAVSAIREGSRVKRGHRSRKSSSAESHVEQEQVAVTDKAADLNRPVSERSMTSTALERSGVKKGRRSKKLRSVSSASQETPKLEVTQQLSSTSLESGTLFSTPFPPQPTLAKDETEADKMATKPTAATDAAPVQPPQPDAGMDAVEAKEEVHAQAAAPAKPNEPEHIGLFQQLHEGNGRKEPPLRLPEVGDDSKMSIPADNRCPLFVAALLSVFVLNALAVLWLLMHTWDDEEMHIEVPGLGTCRGLRASVENRPVYMFRGIPFARSPEGQLRFAHASMVSGDNHAEIDARTPKPGCVQKPYTAKGQVILSNEYTSEDCLHLNVWTPCTEYSTPGCRKTVLVFFHAIEFQNGDNNYYDGRWLAGLGDLVVVAPNFRLGAFGFLNIDCLVGGDIPCTPADVGLGDQRMAVQWVLDRIASFGGNASDVVLMGSGSGAWSVGAHLLQDETSGPRFWSHERFAKVILMSESPFRRYFDDKSHELPDLLNCSLGDVVEKTHCMRVIPSREIVRVTSELVRYFGPSGRAHPAVEDSLRVTGRRFLLGTVSNEGTHLFDYLKRTSPPNAAMDHVVPMFLNTIYHIRNAGEVVDTFRKTTTPTDKATASVNSWALDLLGDFLYTCPLLKFGHELAARQRNQVFGYVFDHKASFALFNDTTGAARFMDLDFVFGRPLEGSRAATAQERDLSRRMIDIWSTFAKTGNLPFVHGQPWTSYRDDRRDIGVRIGLTTLEEVRDYRKKTCAILPSLVADHATLKGGAAVSTTTRAHRGKVTD from the exons GTGAGCGGTCAACACACGGCGGCCTCCGAACCGGCACCAAAGCCAGGACAGCCTGACCAGGACAGCACAGCGATCAGCGCAATTCGGGAGGGAAGTCGAGTCAAGAGGGGCCATCGCTCGAGGAAGAGCAGTTCTGCAGGACGCCATGCTGAGCAGGAGCAG TTGAGCGGTCAACACACGACGGCCTCCGAACCGGCACCACAGCCAGGACAGCCTGACCAGGACAGCACAGCGGTCAGCGCAATTCGGGAGGGAAGTCGAGTAAAGAGGGGCCATCGCTCGAGGAAGAGCAGTTCCGCAGAAAGCCATGTTGAGCAGGAGCAG GTGGCTGTGACGGACAAGGCGGCTGACCTGAACAGGCCTGTATCTGAGCGCTCGAtgaccagcaccgccctggagcGCAGTGGCGTCAAGAAGGGCCGTCGTTCGAAGAAACTACGTTCGGTCTCTTCGGCCTCGCAAGAGACTCCGAAGCTGGAG GTGACTCAGCAGCTGTCATCAACATCTCTGGAATCGGGGACTTTATTCAGCACCCCATTTCCACCGCAGCCGACCCTCGCCAAAGACGAGACGGAAGCGGACAAGATGGCAACTAAG CCTACCGCTGCGACAGACGCAGCGCCGGTTCAGCCGCCTCAACCTGATGCTGGCATGGATGCTGTAGAGGCCAAG gaGGAAGTGCATGCCCAAGCAGCAGCGCCTGCCAAACCAAATGAACCGGAGCATATAGGTTTATTTCAGCAGCTGCATGAGGGGAACGGCCGTAAGGAGCCGCCGCTGCGCTTACCTGAAGTTGGTGAtgattccaagatgag CATCCCGGCAGACAACCGGTGCCCGCTGTTTGTCGCGGCACTGTTGTCGGTGTTCGTCCTCAACGCCCTGGCTGTGCTGTGGTTGCTGATGCACACCTGGGACGACGAAGAGATGCACATCGAAGTACCCGGACTCGGAACCTGCCGCGGGCTTCGGGCAAGCGTCGAGAACCGGCCCGTCTACATGTTCCGGGGCATCCCGTTTGCCCGCAGCCCCGAAGGACAGCTGCGGTTTGC GCATGCTTCCATGGTTTCCGGCGACAACCACGCGGAAATAGACGCCAGGACTCCGAAGCCCGGATGCGTCCAGAAACCGTACACGGCAAAAGGGCAG GTAATCCTCTCCAACGAGTACACCAGCGAGGACTGCCTTCACCTCAACGTGTGGACGCCGTGTACGGAGTATAGTACGCCGGGCTGCCGGAAGACAGTACTGGTGTTCTTCCACGCGATCGAGTTCCAGAACGGCGACAATAACTACTACGACGGCCGCTGGCTCGCGGGACTTGGTGATCTCGTCGTGGTGGCGCCCAACTTCCGGCTGGGTGCCTTCGGCTTCCTCAACATCG ATTGTCTAGTGGGAGGCGACATCCCATGCACGCCGGCTGACGTGGGCCTGGGAGACCAGCGTATGGCCGTGCAATGGGTGCTCGACCGCATCGCCAGCTTCGGGGGCAACGCCAGTGACGTTGTCCTAATGGGCAGCGGGTCCGGAGCGTGGTCTGTGGGCGCCCATCTACTCCAGGACGAAACGTCTGGGCCGCGCTTCTGGAGCCACGAGCGCTTCGCCAAAGTGATCCTCATGAGCGAGTCGCCATTTCGGAG GTACTTTGACGACAAGTCTCACGAGCTGCCGGACCTGCTCAACTGCTCCCTCGGAGACGTGGTCGAGAAGACGCACTGCATGAGGGTCATCCCGTCGCGGGAGATCGTTCGCGTCACCAGCGAATTGGTGCGCTACTTTGGACCATCGGGCCGCGCCCACCCAGCCGTCGAAGATTCGTTAAGGGTCACCGGGCGGCGATTCCTGTTGGGCACCGTCAGCAACGAAGGCACCCACCTTTTTGACTACCTCAAGCGG ACTTCGCCGCCCAACGCAGCCATGGACCACGTTGTGCCTATGTTTCTAAACACCATTTACCACATCAGGAACGCCGGGGAAGTCGTTGATACTTTTCGAAAGACCACTACACCAACCGATAAGG CTACGGCGAGCGTCAACTCTTGGGCTTTGGATCTGCTGGGCGACTTCCTCTACACGTGCCCCCTGCTGAAATTCGGACACGAGCTCGCGGCCAGGCAGCGGAACCAGGTGTTCGGCTACGTGTTCGATCACAAGGCTAGCTTCGCGCTTTTCAACGACACAACGGGGGCGGCGCGTTTCATGGACCTGGACTTTGTGTTCGGCCGCCCTTTGGAAGGGTCGCGGGCAGCCACCGCCCAAGAACGGGACCTTAGCCGAAGAATGATCGACATATGGTCCACGTTTGCCAAGACGGG GAATCTACCGTTCGTGCATGGACAGCCCTGGACAAGCTACAGGGACGACAGAAGAGATATAGGAGTGCGCATCGGGCTCACGACACTGGAA GAAGTGAGAGACTACCGGAAGAAGACTTGCGCCATCCTGCCATCTTTAGTTGCAGATCACGCAACGCTGAAAGGAGGCGCAGCTGTTAGCACGACCACGAGAGCACATCGAGGAAAGGTCACTGACTGA